In the Helianthus annuus cultivar XRQ/B chromosome 11, HanXRQr2.0-SUNRISE, whole genome shotgun sequence genome, one interval contains:
- the LOC110890373 gene encoding paired amphipathic helix protein Sin3-like 1 isoform X1, with amino-acid sequence MAFLVLTTPLWMQLQIVAEDEVDNKLLNLYEYESLRTPDKFVDSVYYENAHHFLHEGNIFRFQCSSGLSCLTIQLMDDLNEKAEAVAVSVDPKFAAYLHNDFLSVVSGKKESGIMLQRWKHSL; translated from the exons ATGGCTTTTCTG GTTCTGACTACTCCTTTATGGATGCAACTTCAAATTGTTGCAGAAGACGAGGTGGACAACAAATTACTAAACCTATACGAGTATGAAAGCTTGCGAACACCTGATAAGTTTGTTGATTCTGTATACTACGAGAATGCACATCATTTTCTTCATGAAGGAAACATATTCAGATTTCAATGT TCTTCTGGACTTAGTTGTTTAACTATCCAGCTGATGGATGATTTGAATGAAAAGGCTGAAGCAGTTGCGGTTTCTGTGGACCCCAAATTTGCCGCTTATCTTCATAATGATTTTCTTTCTGTTGTGTCTGGAAAAAAAGAATCTGGCATTATGTTACAGAGGTGGAAACACTCCCTCTAG
- the LOC110890373 gene encoding paired amphipathic helix protein Sin3-like 1 isoform X2, translating into MNSWAWYSLAKFYKEDEVDNKLLNLYEYESLRTPDKFVDSVYYENAHHFLHEGNIFRFQCSSGLSCLTIQLMDDLNEKAEAVAVSVDPKFAAYLHNDFLSVVSGKKESGIMLQRWKHSL; encoded by the exons ATGAACTCTTGGGCTTGGTATTCTCTGGCCAAGTTTTATAAAG AAGACGAGGTGGACAACAAATTACTAAACCTATACGAGTATGAAAGCTTGCGAACACCTGATAAGTTTGTTGATTCTGTATACTACGAGAATGCACATCATTTTCTTCATGAAGGAAACATATTCAGATTTCAATGT TCTTCTGGACTTAGTTGTTTAACTATCCAGCTGATGGATGATTTGAATGAAAAGGCTGAAGCAGTTGCGGTTTCTGTGGACCCCAAATTTGCCGCTTATCTTCATAATGATTTTCTTTCTGTTGTGTCTGGAAAAAAAGAATCTGGCATTATGTTACAGAGGTGGAAACACTCCCTCTAG
- the LOC110890373 gene encoding paired amphipathic helix protein Sin3-like 1 isoform X3 has protein sequence MGDNKEKHGFSEDEVDNKLLNLYEYESLRTPDKFVDSVYYENAHHFLHEGNIFRFQCSSGLSCLTIQLMDDLNEKAEAVAVSVDPKFAAYLHNDFLSVVSGKKESGIMLQRWKHSL, from the exons ATG GGAGATAACAAGGAAAAGCATGGCTTTTCTG AAGACGAGGTGGACAACAAATTACTAAACCTATACGAGTATGAAAGCTTGCGAACACCTGATAAGTTTGTTGATTCTGTATACTACGAGAATGCACATCATTTTCTTCATGAAGGAAACATATTCAGATTTCAATGT TCTTCTGGACTTAGTTGTTTAACTATCCAGCTGATGGATGATTTGAATGAAAAGGCTGAAGCAGTTGCGGTTTCTGTGGACCCCAAATTTGCCGCTTATCTTCATAATGATTTTCTTTCTGTTGTGTCTGGAAAAAAAGAATCTGGCATTATGTTACAGAGGTGGAAACACTCCCTCTAG